Part of the Acidobacteriota bacterium genome is shown below.
CGCATCGATCTGGGCGACGCGCCGGTCCATCGGGTGGATTTCCTGACGGATGTGCCCATCCGCCTGGGAGCCCACGGTTTCCGCTACTCCGTCTTCACCACCCCGCTGCCGGAATCGAACCTGTGGGTGTACCTGATCGACTGCCCGGCCCTCTTCCACCGGCCGAGCCTGTACGGCGACGGACCGGACGAGCATCTGCGTTTCGCCTTTTTCAGCCGGGCGGTGATCGAGAGTTGCCAGCGCATGGGATGGGCGCCGGAGATCCTCCACGCCAACGACTGGCACACCGGGCTGATCCCGCTGTACCTGAAAGCGCTCTACGGCTGGGACCGGCTGTTCGACCACACAAGGACCCTGCTGACCATCCACAACATCGCCTACCAGGGCGTGTTCTCGGCGGAGGTCCTGGACGACCTGGGCCTCGGCTCGGAAGCCCGCCGCCTGCACCAGGACGACCTCCACGCCGGCCGCATCGGCTACCTGAAAACCGGCATCCTGTGGGCCGACGCCCTGTCGACGGTGAGCCGCACCCACGCCCAGGAAATCCAGACGGAGGCCTACGGCTTCGGCCTGCACGGACTGCTGCGGGCGCGCTCGGATCGCCTGGTCGGCATCGTCAACGGGGTGGACTACGGCGACTGGGACCCGGCCGCCGATCCCTACCTGCCCCACCCCTACACGGCGGACGACCTTTCCGGCAAGGAGAAGAACAAACAGTCGCTCCTCGAGGGCCTCGGCATGGAGTACCGCCAGGGCCGGCCGCTCCTCGGGCTGGTCTCCCGGTTGACCCACCAGAAGGGCCTCGACCTGACCTTCAACGCCCTCTCGGAGCAGCTCGCCGCCGGCCGGGTGCAGCTGGTGGCGCTGGGCACCGGCGAGCGGCGCCTGGAAAAGCGCTTCCAGGCTCTCCAGGGGCGATTCCCCGGCCAGGCGTGCTTCATCCGCGCCTACAGCGAAGAGATCGCCCACCGCATCGAGGCGGCGGCGGACATCTTTCTGATGCCTTCGCGCTACGAGCCCTGCGGCCTCAACCAGATGTACAGCCTGCGCTACGGCACGCCGCCCATCGTGCGCAAGACCGGCGGTTTGGCGGACACCGTCCGCCCGTGGAATCCCGGTAGCGGCGAAGGAACCGGCTTCGTCTTCGAACACGCCGATGAACAAGGCTTCCACTGG
Proteins encoded:
- a CDS encoding glycogen synthase, which codes for MRICIAASEVTPFAKTGGLADVAAALPRYLAGAGHDVRLFLPFHSRIDLGDAPVHRVDFLTDVPIRLGAHGFRYSVFTTPLPESNLWVYLIDCPALFHRPSLYGDGPDEHLRFAFFSRAVIESCQRMGWAPEILHANDWHTGLIPLYLKALYGWDRLFDHTRTLLTIHNIAYQGVFSAEVLDDLGLGSEARRLHQDDLHAGRIGYLKTGILWADALSTVSRTHAQEIQTEAYGFGLHGLLRARSDRLVGIVNGVDYGDWDPAADPYLPHPYTADDLSGKEKNKQSLLEGLGMEYRQGRPLLGLVSRLTHQKGLDLTFNALSEQLAAGRVQLVALGTGERRLEKRFQALQGRFPGQACFIRAYSEEIAHRIEAAADIFLMPSRYEPCGLNQMYSLRYGTPPIVRKTGGLADTVRPWNPGSGEGTGFVFEHADEQGFHWALHLALEAYGRPESWRRIQRAGMAEDFSWRRQGKIYEELYRRLAG